In Thermosynechococcus sichuanensis E542, a single genomic region encodes these proteins:
- a CDS encoding citrate synthase: protein MVACEFSPGLDGIPVAQSAISYVDGQAGILEYRGVPIQELAEKSTFLETAFLLIWGYWPSKEELAAFEHDITYHRRVKYRIRDMMKCFPDSGHPMDALQASAGALGLFYSRRALDDPEYIRAAVIRLLAKIPTMVAAFQLIRKGNDPVMPCDELDYAANFLYMLNERRPDPFAARVFDICLILHAEHTMNASTFSARVTASTLTDPYAVVASAVGTLAGPLHGGANEDVINMLAEIGSVENVRPYVEKCIQNKTKIAGFGHRVYKVKDPRATILQKLAEQLFDKFGGDRYYDIALKLEEVVGEYLSYKGIYPNVDFYSGLVYRRLGIPSDLFTPVFAIARVAGWLAHWKEQLEANRIYRPTQIYTGAHNQPYVPMEERNHRP from the coding sequence ATGGTTGCTTGCGAATTTAGCCCCGGTCTTGACGGTATTCCCGTTGCTCAGTCGGCCATCAGTTACGTGGATGGCCAAGCCGGCATTCTTGAGTATCGCGGTGTCCCCATTCAGGAACTAGCGGAAAAAAGCACATTTTTGGAAACTGCCTTTTTGTTGATTTGGGGCTACTGGCCGAGCAAGGAGGAGTTGGCAGCCTTTGAGCACGATATTACCTACCATCGCCGCGTCAAATATCGTATTCGCGACATGATGAAATGCTTCCCCGACAGTGGCCACCCCATGGATGCCCTGCAAGCCTCGGCGGGAGCCTTGGGACTGTTCTATTCGCGGCGGGCACTGGACGATCCAGAGTACATTCGGGCAGCCGTCATCCGTCTTTTGGCCAAAATTCCGACAATGGTGGCGGCCTTTCAACTGATCCGCAAGGGGAATGATCCCGTGATGCCCTGTGATGAACTGGACTATGCGGCCAATTTTCTTTACATGCTGAATGAGCGGCGTCCCGATCCCTTTGCAGCGCGAGTGTTTGATATTTGCTTGATTCTCCATGCCGAGCACACGATGAATGCCTCTACCTTCTCGGCGCGGGTGACAGCCTCAACCTTGACGGATCCCTATGCCGTCGTTGCTTCAGCGGTGGGGACACTGGCAGGGCCACTGCACGGGGGCGCTAATGAAGATGTGATCAATATGCTCGCAGAAATTGGCAGTGTGGAGAATGTCCGTCCCTACGTGGAAAAATGTATTCAGAACAAGACAAAAATTGCTGGGTTCGGCCACCGCGTCTATAAGGTCAAAGATCCCCGCGCCACAATTTTGCAAAAGTTGGCGGAGCAGTTGTTTGATAAGTTTGGGGGCGATCGCTACTATGACATTGCCCTAAAACTGGAAGAGGTGGTGGGTGAATACCTCAGCTACAAGGGGATTTATCCCAATGTGGACTTTTACTCTGGCCTTGTCTATCGGCGGTTGGGAATTCCCAGTGACTTGTTTACACCCGTGTTTGCGATCGCCCGCGTGGCCGGTTGGCTAGCCCACTGGAAAGAACAACTGGAGGCCAATCGCATCTATCGCCCCACCCAAATCTATACTGGCGCCCACAATCAGCCCTATGTGCCCATGGAGGAACGCAATCATCGCCCCTAA
- the bchB gene encoding ferredoxin:protochlorophyllide reductase (ATP-dependent) subunit B, whose protein sequence is MKLAYWMYAGPAHIGTLRIASSFKNVHGIMHAPLGDDYFNVMRSMLERERDFTPVTASIVDRHVLARGSQEKVVDNITRKDAEEHPDLIVLTPTCTSSILQEDLQNFVQRASLSTTADVLLADVNHYRVNELQAADRTLEQIVQFYIDKARRQGTLVTSKTPTPSVNILGITTLGFHNQHDCRELKKLMADLGIQVNLVIPAGASVHDLARLPQAWFNLVPYREIGGLAAQYLESEFGQPRVGITPMGVVETARCIRAIQGVLNAQGANVDYEAFIEQQTRDVSQAAWFSRSIDCQNLTGKKAVVFGDNTHAAAMTKILSREMGIHVVWAGTYCKYDADWFRGEVAGFCDEVLITDDHTVVGDAIARVEPAAIFGTQMERHVGKRLNIPCGVIAAPIHIQDFPVGYRPFLGYEGTNQLVDLIYNSFTLGMEDHLLEIFGGHDTKEVIHKGLSADSDLTWTADGLAELNKIPGFVRGKVKRNTEKFAREQGISEITVEVLYAAKEAVGA, encoded by the coding sequence ATGAAACTTGCCTACTGGATGTATGCAGGCCCTGCCCACATTGGTACCCTGCGCATTGCCAGTTCCTTCAAAAATGTTCATGGCATTATGCACGCGCCCCTTGGGGATGATTACTTCAACGTCATGCGATCAATGCTCGAGCGAGAGCGGGACTTTACGCCGGTCACCGCCAGTATTGTGGATCGCCATGTCTTGGCACGCGGCTCCCAAGAAAAAGTTGTGGACAACATCACCCGCAAAGACGCTGAAGAACACCCCGATTTAATCGTCCTCACCCCCACCTGCACTTCCAGCATTCTCCAAGAAGACCTACAAAACTTTGTCCAGCGGGCTAGTCTCAGCACCACTGCCGATGTCCTCTTGGCGGATGTCAATCACTATCGTGTCAATGAATTGCAAGCCGCCGATCGCACCCTTGAGCAAATTGTGCAGTTTTATATTGACAAAGCTCGCCGCCAAGGCACCCTCGTTACCAGCAAAACCCCTACCCCTAGCGTCAACATCCTTGGCATCACCACCCTTGGCTTCCACAACCAGCACGACTGCCGCGAGCTTAAAAAACTCATGGCCGACCTTGGTATTCAGGTAAATCTTGTCATTCCTGCAGGTGCCAGTGTCCATGACCTTGCCCGACTCCCCCAAGCATGGTTTAACCTTGTCCCCTATCGGGAAATTGGTGGCCTCGCCGCACAGTACTTAGAAAGTGAATTTGGCCAGCCAAGGGTGGGGATTACGCCGATGGGCGTGGTGGAAACGGCCCGCTGTATTCGTGCCATTCAAGGGGTGCTCAATGCTCAGGGGGCAAATGTGGACTACGAAGCCTTTATTGAGCAGCAAACACGAGACGTGTCCCAAGCCGCTTGGTTCTCCCGCTCCATTGACTGCCAAAACCTCACCGGTAAAAAAGCAGTTGTCTTTGGCGACAATACCCATGCAGCAGCGATGACGAAAATTCTCAGTCGGGAAATGGGCATCCACGTTGTTTGGGCAGGAACCTACTGTAAATACGATGCCGACTGGTTCCGGGGGGAGGTGGCAGGCTTTTGCGACGAGGTCTTGATTACTGATGACCATACGGTGGTGGGGGACGCGATCGCCCGCGTTGAACCTGCTGCTATCTTTGGTACGCAAATGGAACGCCATGTGGGCAAACGCCTCAACATCCCCTGTGGTGTCATTGCCGCCCCCATCCATATCCAAGACTTTCCCGTGGGCTATCGGCCTTTCTTGGGCTATGAGGGCACGAATCAACTGGTGGATTTAATCTACAACTCCTTCACCTTGGGCATGGAAGATCACCTGCTGGAGATTTTTGGTGGCCATGACACTAAGGAAGTGATTCACAAGGGACTTTCCGCCGACTCGGATTTGACATGGACTGCCGATGGGCTAGCGGAATTAAATAAGATTCCCGGTTTTGTGCGCGGCAAGGTAAAGCGCAATACTGAAAAATTTGCCCGCGAACAGGGAATTAGCGAGATCACCGTGGAAGTACTCTATGCTGCCAAAGAAGCCGTGGGGGCTTGA
- the ahcY gene encoding adenosylhomocysteinase, which yields MVSSPIKPEAPVRHDVKDLSLAPLGQQRIEWASREMPVLRQIRDRFEKEKPLAGIRLAACCHVTTETANLAIALKAGGADAVLIASNPLSTQDDVAASLVVNYGIPVFAQKGEDTATYMRHVNIALDHRPNIIIDDGCDVVATLVKERQHQLSDIIGTTEETTTGIVRLKAMFRDGVLTFPAINVNDADTKHFFDNRYGTGQSTLDGIIRATNILLAGKTVVVAGYGWCGKGTALRARGMGANVIVTEIDPVRAIEAVMDGFRVMPMLEAAPLGDIFITVTGNKHVIRAEHFAVMKDGAMVANSGHFDIEIDLATLKTLAKEVRVVRNFTEEYILPSGKSIIVLGEGRLINLAAAEGHPASVMDMSFANQALGCEYLVKHKGQLAAGIHPIPAAVDQEIARLKLQAMGIAIDTLTPEQVEYMNSWTSGT from the coding sequence ATGGTGTCTTCTCCCATTAAACCTGAAGCCCCTGTTCGTCACGATGTCAAAGATTTGAGCCTTGCGCCCTTAGGACAACAACGCATTGAATGGGCCAGTCGGGAGATGCCAGTACTGCGGCAGATTCGCGATCGCTTTGAGAAAGAAAAGCCCCTTGCGGGCATTCGCTTGGCCGCCTGCTGCCACGTAACCACTGAAACTGCCAATCTGGCGATCGCCCTTAAAGCCGGCGGTGCTGACGCAGTCCTCATTGCCAGTAATCCCCTCTCTACCCAAGATGATGTGGCCGCTAGCCTAGTGGTGAACTACGGCATCCCGGTCTTTGCCCAAAAAGGGGAAGACACCGCCACCTATATGCGCCACGTCAACATTGCCCTTGATCACCGTCCCAACATCATCATTGATGATGGCTGTGATGTAGTTGCCACCCTCGTTAAAGAGCGCCAGCACCAACTCAGCGATATTATTGGCACCACCGAAGAAACCACCACCGGTATTGTCCGCCTCAAGGCCATGTTCCGCGATGGCGTCCTCACCTTCCCCGCCATTAATGTCAACGATGCCGACACCAAACACTTCTTTGACAACCGCTACGGCACCGGTCAATCCACCCTAGATGGCATCATCCGAGCAACGAACATTCTCCTTGCTGGTAAAACCGTTGTTGTGGCTGGCTATGGCTGGTGCGGTAAAGGAACCGCCCTACGGGCACGGGGCATGGGTGCCAATGTGATCGTGACCGAAATTGATCCCGTGCGTGCCATTGAAGCAGTGATGGATGGCTTCCGTGTCATGCCCATGCTCGAGGCAGCGCCCCTTGGAGATATTTTCATCACCGTGACGGGGAATAAGCACGTGATTCGGGCGGAGCACTTTGCCGTCATGAAAGATGGGGCAATGGTGGCTAATTCCGGTCACTTTGACATTGAAATTGACCTTGCCACCCTGAAGACCCTCGCCAAGGAAGTCCGCGTCGTGCGCAACTTCACCGAGGAATACATTCTCCCCAGTGGCAAATCCATTATTGTGTTGGGTGAAGGCCGCCTGATTAACCTTGCGGCTGCCGAAGGCCACCCCGCCAGCGTCATGGATATGAGCTTTGCCAACCAAGCCCTTGGCTGTGAGTATCTCGTGAAACATAAAGGTCAGTTGGCTGCCGGTATCCACCCCATTCCCGCCGCCGTGGATCAAGAAATTGCTCGCTTGAAACTGCAAGCAATGGGCATTGCCATTGACACCCTCACCCCTGAGCAGGTTGAGTACATGAACTCTTGGACCTCCGGCACCTAG
- a CDS encoding ferredoxin--nitrite reductase codes for MSNKIEAIKKEKDGLAVKQELEKFAAMGWENIPEADRDVRLKWLGIFFRPVTPGRFMMRLRVPNGILTSQQLRTLGEIVDRYGENGNGDITTRQNIQIRGLPIEDIPEIIERLQACGLTSVQSGMDNVRNLTGSPVAGIDAAELIDTRPLIMKLQAMITNNGQGNPEFSNLPRKFNIAIEGGRDNSVHAEINDVAFVPAYREGRLGFNVLVGGFFSARRCAAAIPLDAWVPPDDAVVQLSRAILEIFRDHGLRGNRQKARLMWLIDEWGIEKFRAAVAAKLPFELLSAAPKDEIDWDKRDHLGVHRQKQPRLNYVGLHVPVGRLYAPDFYELARLAQVYGQSEVRLTVEQNVIIPHVPDAVLPSLLREPLLSRFRPEPPPLERALVSCTGAQFCNFALIETKNRALALARWLDQQLVLPQPVRIHWTGCPNSCGQPQVADIGLMGTKTRRNGETVDAVDLYMGGKVGKDAKLGTCVKKAIPCDELPEVLRQLLIEHFGAQPISLDTPPAATPAVAMVIS; via the coding sequence GTGAGCAACAAAATTGAAGCCATTAAAAAAGAAAAAGATGGCTTAGCGGTTAAACAAGAGCTAGAGAAGTTTGCAGCTATGGGCTGGGAAAACATCCCAGAAGCCGATCGCGACGTGCGTCTGAAGTGGTTAGGGATTTTCTTTCGGCCTGTCACCCCCGGCCGGTTCATGATGCGGCTGCGGGTACCGAATGGCATTCTCACTAGTCAACAACTGCGAACTCTTGGCGAAATTGTCGATCGCTATGGCGAGAATGGCAACGGGGACATCACTACCCGTCAAAACATTCAGATTCGTGGTTTACCCATCGAAGATATTCCCGAAATCATAGAGCGGCTCCAAGCCTGTGGCCTCACCTCGGTTCAATCGGGAATGGATAACGTACGCAACCTCACTGGCTCCCCAGTGGCAGGGATTGATGCGGCTGAACTCATTGACACCCGCCCCCTGATTATGAAGTTGCAGGCCATGATCACCAACAATGGTCAGGGGAATCCCGAATTTAGCAATCTACCCCGCAAATTCAACATTGCTATTGAGGGGGGGCGAGATAACTCTGTCCATGCGGAAATTAACGATGTCGCCTTTGTACCTGCCTATCGAGAAGGGCGTTTAGGCTTCAATGTCCTAGTCGGTGGCTTCTTTTCTGCTCGGCGTTGTGCTGCGGCTATTCCCTTAGATGCGTGGGTGCCCCCCGATGATGCTGTGGTGCAGCTCTCACGCGCCATCCTTGAAATTTTCCGTGACCATGGCCTGCGGGGCAATCGCCAAAAAGCGCGGCTGATGTGGCTTATTGATGAGTGGGGTATTGAGAAATTTCGGGCTGCGGTTGCGGCTAAACTCCCCTTTGAACTGTTGAGTGCTGCCCCAAAAGACGAAATTGACTGGGACAAGCGAGATCATTTGGGGGTACACCGCCAGAAACAACCGCGCCTTAACTACGTAGGACTGCATGTACCTGTCGGGCGACTCTATGCCCCCGACTTCTATGAATTGGCACGGCTTGCCCAAGTGTATGGCCAGTCAGAGGTGCGGCTCACCGTAGAGCAAAACGTGATCATTCCCCATGTACCCGATGCCGTTTTACCCAGTCTGCTGCGGGAACCTCTCCTGAGCAGGTTTCGCCCTGAACCCCCGCCCTTGGAGCGTGCCCTTGTGTCCTGTACGGGTGCACAATTTTGCAACTTTGCCCTCATTGAGACCAAGAATCGTGCCCTTGCCCTTGCCCGCTGGCTCGATCAACAATTGGTGCTGCCACAACCGGTGCGGATTCACTGGACGGGCTGCCCCAACTCCTGTGGCCAACCGCAGGTGGCCGATATTGGCCTCATGGGCACGAAAACTCGCCGCAATGGCGAAACTGTGGATGCGGTGGATTTGTACATGGGTGGCAAAGTGGGCAAGGATGCCAAGCTGGGTACCTGTGTGAAAAAAGCCATTCCCTGTGACGAACTACCTGAGGTGCTACGGCAACTGCTCATTGAGCATTTTGGTGCTCAGCCCATCAGTTTAGATACGCCCCCCGCGGCTACTCCTGCTGTAGCAATGGTGATCTCTTGA
- a CDS encoding CmpA/NrtA family ABC transporter substrate-binding protein, with protein sequence MVNFSRRRFLMTAAATTAVTLIAHGCRNSQQSSDVAQPTTVAETPEVTSVKLGFIALTDAAPLIIAKEKGLFAKYGMPDVEVIKQASWGVTRDNLVLGSAGGGIDGAHILSPMPYLMTAGTITGGKKVPMYILARLNTNGQGIVLASAYKDLNITTDSRPLKDAFAKTRAERRARNQEEDIKVAVTFPGGTHDLWMRYWLAAGGIDPEKDVSVIVVPPPQMVANMKTGTMEVFCVGEPWPQQAVNQQISAGGITTGEFWQDHPEKSLALRADWVDKHPKAAKALLMAVMEAQQWCDRPENKPEMAKIIAQRQWLKVPVEDILDRSLGKFDFGTRTLENDNLAMKFWRDNASYPYQSHDLWFLTEDIRWGYLPADTDTKALIQEVNREDLWREAAKAMGVPAAEIPTTTSRGVETFFDGVAFDPQNPQAYLNSLDLKKV encoded by the coding sequence ATGGTGAATTTTTCTCGTCGGCGCTTTCTCATGACGGCTGCGGCCACGACGGCTGTGACATTAATCGCCCACGGTTGTCGCAATAGTCAGCAAAGCAGTGACGTTGCCCAACCCACTACTGTGGCGGAAACGCCGGAGGTCACAAGCGTCAAACTCGGCTTTATTGCCCTCACGGATGCAGCCCCCCTGATTATCGCTAAGGAAAAGGGCCTCTTTGCCAAGTACGGAATGCCTGATGTGGAGGTAATTAAGCAAGCCTCCTGGGGCGTGACCCGCGACAATTTGGTATTGGGTTCGGCAGGCGGTGGCATTGATGGTGCCCACATTCTCTCGCCAATGCCCTACCTGATGACAGCGGGCACCATTACAGGTGGCAAAAAGGTACCAATGTACATCTTGGCACGCTTAAACACAAATGGTCAGGGGATTGTCTTGGCAAGTGCCTACAAAGACCTGAATATCACCACCGACAGTCGTCCCCTGAAGGATGCCTTTGCGAAAACCCGTGCGGAACGGCGTGCCCGCAATCAAGAGGAGGATATCAAGGTTGCGGTGACCTTTCCGGGGGGTACTCACGACCTCTGGATGCGCTATTGGTTAGCTGCTGGTGGCATTGATCCGGAAAAGGATGTTTCCGTGATTGTTGTGCCGCCTCCTCAGATGGTGGCCAATATGAAGACCGGTACCATGGAAGTGTTTTGTGTCGGCGAACCTTGGCCGCAACAGGCCGTGAATCAGCAGATTAGTGCGGGTGGAATTACCACTGGTGAGTTTTGGCAGGATCATCCCGAAAAGTCCCTTGCCCTACGTGCCGACTGGGTTGATAAACATCCGAAGGCCGCCAAGGCGCTCCTCATGGCAGTGATGGAAGCCCAACAATGGTGCGATCGCCCCGAAAACAAGCCAGAAATGGCAAAAATCATTGCCCAGCGCCAATGGTTAAAGGTACCTGTTGAAGATATTTTAGACCGCTCCCTTGGCAAGTTTGATTTTGGCACACGCACGCTGGAAAATGATAACCTTGCCATGAAGTTTTGGCGAGATAATGCCTCCTATCCGTACCAAAGTCATGATCTGTGGTTCCTAACGGAGGACATTCGCTGGGGGTATTTACCGGCGGATACGGACACCAAAGCGCTCATCCAAGAAGTGAACCGCGAGGATCTGTGGCGAGAAGCCGCTAAAGCAATGGGGGTGCCGGCAGCAGAAATTCCCACTACCACTTCTCGGGGAGTGGAAACCTTTTTTGATGGCGTGGCCTTTGATCCGCAAAATCCTCAAGCCTATTTGAACAGTTTGGATTTGAAAAAAGTTTAG
- the ntrB gene encoding nitrate ABC transporter permease, with the protein MSFTQSRRRWLRHLKKSAVFRKVVLGSVGVLCFLVIWQFVCMAGLLRLPTPLKVIAETWDLIIDPFYQGSGTDVGLGWQILTSLRRVAIGFSLAAIIGVGLGMLIGSSRLLYDAVDPILQVLRPVPPLAWLPISLAALRDNEPAAIFVIFITAIWPIIINTIVGVQQIPKDYKNVARVLRLSRKDYFLNILVPATVPYVFTGLRIGIGLSWLAIVAAEMLIGGVGIGFFIWDAWNSSLISEIIVAVIYVGIVGLVLDRSVAFVGRLLSHGEEVHS; encoded by the coding sequence ATGAGTTTTACGCAATCTCGGCGGCGTTGGTTAAGGCACCTCAAGAAGTCAGCGGTGTTTCGCAAGGTGGTACTGGGCAGTGTGGGGGTGCTGTGTTTCCTTGTTATTTGGCAGTTTGTTTGCATGGCGGGGCTACTGCGGCTACCGACGCCCCTGAAGGTAATTGCAGAAACGTGGGATTTGATCATCGATCCCTTTTATCAAGGGAGTGGCACTGATGTCGGGTTGGGGTGGCAAATCCTCACCAGTCTGCGGCGGGTAGCTATTGGCTTTTCCTTGGCAGCCATCATAGGTGTCGGTCTGGGAATGCTGATTGGCTCTAGTCGGCTGCTCTACGATGCTGTGGATCCGATTTTGCAGGTGTTGCGACCGGTGCCGCCCCTTGCGTGGTTGCCTATTTCCTTGGCGGCTCTGCGGGACAATGAACCAGCAGCGATTTTCGTGATTTTCATTACCGCCATTTGGCCAATTATTATCAACACCATTGTTGGTGTGCAGCAAATTCCCAAGGACTACAAGAATGTGGCACGGGTGTTGCGGCTCTCTCGCAAGGATTATTTCTTGAATATTCTGGTGCCCGCAACAGTGCCCTATGTCTTTACGGGACTGCGGATTGGTATTGGGCTGTCTTGGTTAGCAATTGTGGCGGCGGAGATGCTCATTGGCGGTGTCGGCATTGGCTTCTTTATCTGGGATGCTTGGAACAGTTCCCTGATTAGTGAAATTATCGTTGCGGTGATCTATGTCGGCATTGTCGGCTTGGTCTTGGATCGGTCGGTGGCGTTTGTCGGTCGCTTGCTGAGCCACGGCGAAGAGGTGCATTCCTAG
- a CDS encoding ABC transporter ATP-binding/substrate-binding protein (This model describes the ATP binding subunits of ATP-binding cassette (ABC) transporters for nitrate transport, or for bicarbonate transport, in bacteria and archaea.) produces MAKSLPLIEIDHVDQVFDLPGGDRYIALKNIHLEIEKGEFISLVGHSGCGKSTLLNIIAGFQRPSSGGVVMAGRQVTEPGPDRMVVFQNYSLLPWKTVYQNVALAVAAVLGHLSKAEQRQRVEAALQQVHLSQARDKFPAQLSGGMKQRVAIARALAIQPQVLLLDEPFGALDALTRGSLQDELMQVCQGSETTCVMVTHDVDEALLLSDRVVLLTNGPEAHIGQILKIPFARPRNRHDVLNHPSYYGLRNEMIAFLNQQKRRRPPLRVPTSAPTASVALSLGFIPLIDSAPLIVAKEMGFFAKYGLEDVTLHREESWQDLVMGVLTGRLTGGQLLAAMPLAMTLGLNGQPSQPLMTSLVLSRNGNAITFSRDLWAQGVKSAEDLRAYIQRSSDRPRFGVVHPASMHNLLLRYWLAAAGIDPDYDVELLVIPPPQMVYHLKAGHISGFCVGQPWNSHAVREGVGVIVATDLDIWPGHPEKVLGIRPEWVEAHPQEHQALVKALIEACEYCDIIKHRPEIAQLLCRPEYVGCQAADAYAGFVDPLDWGDGIASAFQPRFHQFYVDRSPCPGRVEGLWIITQLARWQLTPFPKNWLEIVEQVRRVDLFGAAARELKVVDNEPDRSAFSLFDGLPFDPDNPLGYIEAAAIRRGLDIRTINPQAVVAV; encoded by the coding sequence ATGGCCAAGTCTTTACCATTAATTGAAATCGATCATGTGGATCAGGTCTTTGACCTGCCGGGGGGCGATCGCTACATTGCGCTGAAGAATATCCACTTGGAAATTGAAAAAGGGGAGTTTATCTCCTTGGTCGGTCACTCCGGCTGTGGCAAATCCACGCTCTTGAATATCATTGCTGGGTTTCAGCGGCCTAGCAGCGGTGGTGTAGTGATGGCAGGGCGGCAGGTGACAGAACCGGGACCGGATCGCATGGTGGTGTTCCAAAACTATTCGCTGTTGCCTTGGAAAACGGTGTACCAGAATGTAGCCTTAGCCGTGGCGGCGGTGCTGGGACATTTGAGCAAGGCAGAGCAACGGCAGCGGGTAGAAGCAGCACTGCAACAGGTGCACCTCAGTCAAGCTCGCGATAAATTTCCTGCTCAATTGTCGGGGGGAATGAAGCAACGGGTGGCGATCGCCCGCGCCTTGGCGATTCAACCGCAGGTTCTCCTGCTGGATGAACCCTTTGGTGCCCTTGATGCTCTGACCCGAGGCTCTTTGCAGGACGAGTTAATGCAAGTGTGCCAAGGGAGTGAAACCACCTGCGTGATGGTCACCCACGATGTGGATGAGGCACTGTTGCTCTCGGATCGCGTGGTGCTGCTCACCAATGGCCCTGAAGCCCACATTGGCCAAATTTTGAAAATTCCCTTTGCCCGTCCCCGCAATCGCCATGATGTGCTGAATCATCCCAGCTACTATGGTCTGCGCAATGAGATGATTGCCTTTCTCAACCAGCAAAAACGCCGCCGCCCACCTTTGCGGGTACCCACCAGTGCGCCCACAGCTTCAGTGGCCCTCAGCCTTGGCTTTATTCCCCTCATAGACAGTGCCCCCCTGATTGTCGCTAAGGAAATGGGCTTTTTTGCCAAGTACGGCCTTGAGGATGTGACACTGCACCGCGAAGAAAGCTGGCAAGACTTAGTGATGGGGGTGCTCACCGGTCGCTTGACGGGGGGACAACTGCTGGCAGCCATGCCCCTAGCAATGACCTTGGGACTCAATGGTCAACCTTCACAGCCGCTGATGACTTCGTTGGTTCTCAGCCGCAATGGCAATGCCATCACCTTTAGTCGAGATCTCTGGGCACAGGGAGTGAAAAGCGCTGAGGATCTGCGAGCCTACATTCAGCGCAGCAGCGATCGCCCTCGCTTTGGTGTGGTGCATCCTGCCTCAATGCACAATCTGCTGTTGCGCTACTGGCTGGCCGCCGCAGGGATTGACCCGGATTATGATGTCGAGTTGCTGGTGATTCCGCCACCACAAATGGTCTATCACCTTAAGGCGGGACACATCAGTGGCTTTTGTGTCGGTCAGCCCTGGAACTCCCATGCGGTGCGCGAGGGTGTTGGCGTTATTGTTGCTACGGATTTGGACATTTGGCCGGGGCACCCCGAAAAAGTCTTGGGTATACGTCCTGAGTGGGTAGAAGCTCACCCGCAGGAACACCAAGCCCTAGTCAAGGCACTGATTGAAGCCTGTGAATACTGCGACATCATCAAGCATCGCCCCGAAATTGCGCAACTGCTTTGTCGGCCAGAATATGTGGGCTGTCAGGCAGCAGATGCCTATGCGGGCTTTGTCGATCCTTTGGATTGGGGAGATGGCATTGCCAGTGCCTTTCAACCTCGATTTCACCAGTTCTATGTGGATCGCTCCCCCTGCCCTGGACGGGTGGAGGGACTGTGGATTATCACTCAGTTGGCGCGTTGGCAACTGACGCCTTTTCCCAAGAACTGGCTGGAAATTGTTGAGCAGGTGCGGCGGGTCGATCTCTTTGGAGCGGCGGCGCGGGAGCTGAAGGTTGTGGATAATGAGCCGGATCGCTCTGCCTTTTCCCTCTTCGACGGCCTGCCCTTTGATCCCGATAATCCCCTTGGCTACATTGAGGCGGCTGCGATTCGTCGTGGCCTTGATATTCGCACCATTAACCCCCAAGCAGTTGTTGCTGTCTAG
- a CDS encoding ABC transporter ATP-binding protein, which yields METLYRLDPRLTATQHLRIDGVSKAYPTTNGSHVVLEDIHLEVSSGEFVCFIGHSGCGKTTLLNMVAGFTAPTRGEITLNGVPVRRPGPDRMMVFQNYALLPWLTAYQNIELAVKSVYPQKTRQRRRQIVEEHLELVGLTAAAHKRPAQLSGGMKQRVAIARALAIRPEVLILDEPFGALDAITKEELQDELLKIWHSHRLTVLMITHDIDEALYLADRVVMMTNGPAAHIGDILEVPFPRPRRRSQLLEDPQYYDLRNQVVDFLYTRFGH from the coding sequence ATGGAAACCCTCTATCGTCTTGACCCTCGTTTAACGGCCACCCAGCATCTGCGCATTGATGGCGTGAGCAAGGCCTACCCTACGACTAATGGCAGCCATGTGGTTCTCGAGGATATTCACCTTGAGGTAAGCAGTGGTGAATTTGTTTGTTTCATTGGCCATTCTGGCTGCGGCAAAACGACGCTTTTGAATATGGTTGCGGGTTTTACAGCGCCGACACGAGGAGAAATCACCCTTAATGGCGTGCCGGTACGACGGCCGGGACCAGATCGCATGATGGTGTTTCAAAACTATGCGCTGCTGCCTTGGTTGACCGCCTACCAGAATATTGAGCTGGCGGTGAAGTCGGTCTATCCCCAGAAAACTCGCCAACGCCGCCGCCAAATTGTTGAGGAGCACTTGGAACTGGTGGGTTTGACGGCGGCGGCCCACAAACGCCCCGCCCAACTGTCGGGGGGGATGAAACAACGGGTGGCGATCGCCCGCGCCCTTGCCATTCGGCCAGAGGTATTGATTTTAGATGAACCCTTTGGCGCCCTTGATGCCATCACCAAGGAGGAGTTGCAGGATGAACTCCTAAAGATTTGGCACAGCCACCGGCTGACGGTACTGATGATTACCCACGACATTGATGAGGCACTCTATCTTGCGGATCGGGTGGTGATGATGACCAATGGTCCTGCTGCCCATATTGGTGACATTCTAGAAGTTCCCTTTCCTCGCCCCCGCCGGCGATCGCAACTCCTCGAAGATCCGCAGTATTACGATCTGCGTAACCAAGTGGTTGACTTTTTGTACACCCGCTTTGGGCACTAA